A single window of Streptomyces griseoviridis DNA harbors:
- a CDS encoding DUF4913 domain-containing protein, with protein MSTDSPELHALPDAPDAPDAPDGLDEPNDPGAPGGLEPPRSEPKSPPHFILYKDGPDYGQTLRQLTLWTHHVLLPVYGREISSSAPWCSRWWEHQEAIALLHGLWLAWGDLTGPGTDMSGPSVWHRDHLGPTMNVLRDAMGPFAGCKPGNHRSKEIPPVDAMDPFGPPPVRG; from the coding sequence ATGTCCACGGACAGCCCCGAACTCCACGCCCTCCCGGACGCGCCGGACGCGCCGGACGCGCCGGACGGCCTGGACGAGCCGAACGACCCGGGCGCACCCGGCGGCCTCGAACCGCCGCGCTCCGAGCCCAAGAGCCCCCCGCACTTCATCCTCTACAAGGACGGTCCCGACTACGGCCAGACCCTGCGGCAGCTGACCCTGTGGACCCACCATGTGCTGCTGCCCGTCTACGGCCGTGAGATCAGTTCCAGCGCCCCCTGGTGCTCCCGCTGGTGGGAGCACCAGGAGGCGATCGCGCTGCTGCACGGGCTGTGGCTGGCGTGGGGCGACCTGACGGGCCCCGGCACCGACATGAGCGGCCCGTCCGTCTGGCACCGCGACCACCTCGGGCCGACCATGAACGTGCTGCGGGACGCGATGGGCCCCTTCGCCGGCTGCAAGCCCGGCAACCACCGGTCGAAGGAGATCCCGCCCGTCGACGCCATGGACCCGTTCGGCCCGCCGCCCGTCCGGGGCTGA